A genomic stretch from Eubacterium sulci ATCC 35585 includes:
- a CDS encoding aconitate hydratase (Catalyzes the conversion of citrate to isocitrate), with product MGLTIAEKIIKEHLVSGEMKCGEEIGLRIDQTLTQDATGTMAYLEFETMEIPSVRTDLSIAYIDHNTLQSGFENADDHRFIQSAAAKYGLYFSRPGNGICHQVHLERFAVPGKTLIGSDSHTPTCGGMGMLAMGAGGMDVAVAMGGGAYHITMPKMYKVNLTGKLRPFVSAKDISLEILRILTVKGGVGAIIEWGGEGIKTLSVPERATITNMGAELGATTSIFPSDEVTREFLKAQGREDVFRPLKSDEDARYDKLIDIDLSKLEPLIACPHSPDNIKKVSELAGTEVNQVCVGSCTNSSLFDMLKISSILSGKTVDSRVSMSVSPGSKQVLMQLSESGALTDILASGARLLECACGPCIGMGFSPNSSGISLRTFNRNFEGRSGTADAKVFLVSPETAAISAIKGVITNPMDMADDTNLYKAYMNVVVPDEFKVDDSSIIAPLEEEKRLNFEILRGPNIKPLPVSKPLSDEIEAELVIKLGNNITTDHIMPAGSKILPYRSNIPYLSKFCFETCDKKFPERAIKAGEGIILGGENYGQGSSREHAALVPLYLGIRAVIAKSFARIHMANLINVGILPLTLENREDYKEIEQGDKLVLKGVMNGLKSGCFSLIDERTGKKYTLSGDFTERQKDILLAGGLLKYIARR from the coding sequence ATGGGACTGACAATAGCAGAGAAGATAATTAAGGAACACCTAGTTTCTGGTGAAATGAAATGTGGCGAGGAAATAGGTCTAAGAATAGATCAAACTTTGACCCAGGATGCTACAGGAACCATGGCATATTTAGAGTTTGAAACAATGGAAATTCCAAGCGTAAGAACAGATCTTTCCATTGCATATATAGATCATAATACACTGCAGTCGGGCTTTGAGAATGCAGATGACCACAGATTTATTCAGTCAGCAGCAGCAAAATATGGACTATATTTTTCTAGACCAGGAAACGGAATCTGCCATCAGGTTCATCTCGAGCGATTTGCTGTTCCAGGAAAGACTTTGATTGGTTCAGATAGCCATACTCCAACTTGTGGAGGAATGGGAATGCTAGCAATGGGTGCAGGAGGTATGGATGTCGCAGTGGCCATGGGCGGAGGTGCATATCATATCACCATGCCTAAAATGTACAAGGTCAACCTCACAGGAAAGCTCAGACCTTTTGTAAGTGCAAAAGATATAAGCTTAGAAATACTAAGAATTCTCACTGTTAAAGGTGGAGTAGGTGCCATCATAGAATGGGGCGGAGAAGGCATCAAAACACTATCGGTTCCAGAAAGAGCAACCATAACAAATATGGGAGCAGAGCTTGGTGCCACAACTTCCATATTCCCTTCAGATGAAGTAACAAGAGAGTTCCTGAAAGCACAGGGAAGAGAGGATGTATTTAGACCCCTAAAAAGCGATGAAGACGCTAGGTATGATAAGCTTATAGATATTGATTTATCAAAGTTAGAGCCACTTATTGCATGTCCTCACAGCCCTGATAATATCAAGAAGGTTTCGGAGCTAGCAGGAACTGAAGTTAATCAGGTTTGTGTTGGCTCGTGCACAAATTCAAGTCTATTTGATATGCTTAAGATATCTAGCATATTGTCTGGTAAAACTGTTGACAGTAGAGTCAGCATGTCCGTTTCACCAGGATCAAAGCAGGTACTCATGCAGCTTTCAGAATCTGGTGCATTAACTGATATACTAGCTTCAGGTGCAAGACTTTTGGAATGTGCCTGTGGTCCATGTATAGGAATGGGCTTCTCACCAAATTCATCAGGCATAAGCCTAAGAACATTTAACCGTAACTTTGAGGGAAGAAGTGGTACTGCTGATGCCAAGGTATTTCTTGTATCACCTGAAACTGCTGCAATATCAGCAATAAAGGGTGTAATTACAAATCCGATGGATATGGCAGATGATACAAATTTATATAAAGCATACATGAATGTAGTAGTCCCAGATGAATTCAAGGTTGACGATAGTTCAATTATTGCGCCACTAGAAGAAGAAAAAAGGCTCAATTTTGAAATCCTCAGGGGCCCTAATATTAAGCCATTACCAGTTAGCAAACCACTTAGTGATGAGATAGAGGCAGAGCTTGTTATTAAGCTTGGGAATAATATAACTACCGACCATATAATGCCTGCAGGATCAAAGATTTTACCCTATAGGTCAAATATTCCATATCTATCAAAATTCTGCTTTGAAACCTGTGACAAGAAGTTTCCTGAAAGAGCAATTAAGGCGGGCGAGGGAATTATTCTCGGAGGAGAAAACTATGGACAGGGATCATCAAGAGAGCATGCAGCCCTTGTACCCCTTTATCTTGGTATTAGAGCAGTAATAGCAAAGAGCTTTGCAAGAATTCATATGGCTAATTTGATTAATGTTGGAATACTGCCGTTGACCCTAGAAAACAGGGAAGATTACAAGGAAATTGAGCAAGGTGATAAGCTAGTCCTCAAAGGTGTAATGAATGGCCTTAAATCAGGATGCTTCTCTTTGATAGATGAAAGAACTGGCAAGAAATACACACTTTCTGGTGATTTTACAGAAAGACAAAAGGACATTCTGCTTGCCGGTGGACTTCTTAAATACATAGCTAGGAGGTAG
- a CDS encoding isocitrate dehydrogenase, giving the protein MSKNDSINKDIKLEIEKACEHLKELFEEQYQRAVRIDSPGKSRYKNNEAIVIGIAYGDGIGPIITSEAERLLKVILAGELERGEVKLKKIEGLTIENRMEKGEAVPKDVLEEIKTCDVFLKGPTTTPKGDGLESANVALRRELDLYANVRPIKDEGKKIDWTFFRENTEGEYVLGSKGCLINGEDASLAVDFKITTESGTRRIAKAAMDFARKAGKRKIAIVTKANIMKKTDGMFTRVCHEVGADYPELELKDWYIDIMAANLINMSIRSDFEVFILPNLYGDIITDEAAQIQGGVGTAGSANIGSEYAMFEAVHGSAPFLIEMGIAEYANPTSIFTAVCMMLTHIGYTEKADHLRSALEKAIRVRPDEIKASVFTDIVLENM; this is encoded by the coding sequence ATGTCAAAGAATGATAGTATTAATAAAGATATCAAGCTAGAAATAGAAAAAGCTTGCGAGCACCTAAAAGAACTTTTTGAAGAGCAATATCAGAGAGCTGTAAGGATAGATAGTCCTGGTAAATCAAGATATAAAAATAATGAAGCTATTGTAATTGGAATTGCCTATGGAGATGGTATAGGGCCAATAATAACTAGCGAAGCTGAAAGACTACTTAAGGTGATTTTGGCAGGTGAGCTTGAGCGCGGAGAAGTAAAACTTAAAAAAATTGAAGGTCTTACAATTGAGAATCGTATGGAAAAAGGGGAGGCAGTACCAAAAGATGTTCTAGAAGAAATCAAGACTTGTGATGTATTCCTAAAGGGTCCTACAACGACTCCTAAGGGTGATGGCCTTGAAAGTGCCAATGTTGCCCTCAGAAGAGAGCTAGATCTTTATGCAAATGTAAGACCGATTAAGGACGAAGGGAAAAAAATCGATTGGACCTTCTTTAGAGAAAACACTGAGGGAGAGTATGTACTCGGAAGTAAAGGATGCTTGATTAATGGTGAGGATGCCTCGCTCGCTGTAGATTTTAAGATTACAACGGAATCCGGAACGAGAAGAATAGCAAAGGCAGCTATGGATTTTGCTAGAAAGGCTGGAAAGCGCAAGATTGCGATTGTAACTAAGGCAAACATAATGAAAAAGACTGATGGTATGTTCACAAGAGTGTGTCATGAAGTTGGAGCTGATTACCCCGAGCTTGAACTTAAAGATTGGTATATCGATATCATGGCCGCAAATCTAATAAACATGAGCATAAGGTCTGATTTTGAAGTATTTATTTTGCCTAATCTATACGGAGATATCATTACTGATGAAGCTGCACAAATTCAAGGTGGAGTAGGCACGGCTGGATCAGCAAATATTGGAAGTGAGTATGCTATGTTTGAAGCTGTGCATGGTTCGGCACCATTTCTTATTGAGATGGGAATTGCTGAATATGCAAATCCTACTAGTATTTTTACAGCAGTTTGCATGATGCTTACGCATATAGGTTATACTGAAAAAGCTGATCATCTAAGAAGTGCACTTGAGAAGGCTATTAGAGTTAGACCAGATGAAATCAAAGCAAGTGTGTTTACAGATATAGTACTTGAGAATATGTAA
- a CDS encoding DHHW domain protein, which translates to MNHKTAKIFGFVFPAILIAVMFFNIFLPDKNFSAEENRLLQTMPKPSISSIFSGRFETKAESYAADQFMLRNMFIKIKSSFDTSLGSTESNNVFMCKDNYLMENISKADAKKMENNYNSLAKLKQLYPNINMDFMLVPNAANIMSDKLPLFAVTEDQNKQMDDFFKKIQSIGINPVDVRATFKKNKEKIELYYHTDHHWTTDGAYLAYQDFAKKNKLNSNIKYDALAVKNDFRGTLASKSGFTNGLNDMIKIYLPKEGQNYKNSVIFYSDTKEKTTEFYKLNNLKKKDTYTVFGGSNHPIYSIKTPVSSQRKLLLIKDSYANSFIPFLSQDYREIIVIDPRYFFDDISEIIKANGITDILFLYNANTFFNDNSLDMMISASKDISTK; encoded by the coding sequence ATGAATCATAAGACAGCGAAAATATTCGGATTTGTATTTCCAGCCATATTGATTGCGGTAATGTTTTTTAATATTTTCTTGCCAGACAAGAATTTTTCTGCTGAGGAAAATCGTCTGCTTCAAACCATGCCAAAGCCAAGTATTAGCAGCATTTTTAGCGGAAGATTTGAAACAAAGGCAGAATCATATGCTGCAGATCAGTTTATGCTAAGGAATATGTTTATCAAAATAAAATCATCTTTTGATACCAGTCTTGGTTCCACTGAATCAAACAATGTATTTATGTGCAAGGATAACTATTTGATGGAAAATATAAGCAAGGCTGACGCCAAAAAGATGGAGAATAATTATAACTCTCTTGCCAAACTCAAGCAGCTCTACCCTAACATAAATATGGATTTCATGCTCGTTCCAAATGCAGCAAATATAATGTCTGACAAACTTCCTCTGTTTGCAGTAACCGAGGACCAAAACAAACAGATGGATGATTTCTTCAAGAAGATACAGTCAATCGGAATTAACCCAGTAGATGTCAGAGCTACGTTCAAAAAGAATAAGGAAAAAATTGAGCTCTATTATCATACGGACCATCACTGGACAACGGATGGCGCATATCTAGCATATCAAGACTTTGCTAAGAAGAATAAACTGAATAGCAATATAAAGTATGATGCCCTAGCGGTCAAAAACGACTTCCGTGGAACACTAGCATCTAAGAGTGGCTTCACCAACGGACTTAACGATATGATAAAGATTTACCTTCCTAAAGAAGGTCAAAATTACAAGAACAGCGTTATCTTCTACTCTGATACAAAGGAGAAGACAACCGAGTTCTATAAGCTAAATAACCTCAAGAAGAAGGATACATATACAGTATTTGGTGGAAGCAACCACCCAATTTACTCAATTAAAACGCCTGTAAGCTCACAGCGAAAACTTCTTCTCATCAAAGACTCCTATGCCAATAGCTTCATCCCATTCCTATCGCAGGATTATAGGGAGATTATAGTCATAGACCCAAGATACTTCTTTGATGATATCAGCGAAATCATTAAAGCAAATGGCATAACAGACATACTTTTCTTGTATAACGCAAATACATTCTTTAATGACAATTCATTAGACATGATGATTAGCGCATCAAAGGATATAAGCACAAAATAG
- a CDS encoding alginate regulatory protein: protein MLFSSIFFLFTFLPVLLILYFAVPFKYKNYVLLAASLLFYAWGEPIYVFLMIFSIVFNWAMALDIEKERIIGKKVTLIFTVVVNLLILSFFKYYGFALDSVNALLGTNISYTALPLPIGISFYTFQAMSYIIDVYRGDTEPQKSPLKFGLYLSLFPQLIAGPIVKYKDIAAELDNREISPELIGEGSARFIIGLGKKVIVANNMGALHTLILSDGSNASVLTYWLGAIAYTLQIYFDFSGYSDMAIGLGKVFGFNFMENFNYPYISKSVTEFWRRWHISLSTWFKEYLYIPLGGNRVNAKRHIINLLVVWTLTGLWHGASWNFVVWGLYYGVFLIAEKYFFAERMEKLPSVLQHIITMLIVIIAWVFFFSDDLASAMHYIGNMFFIGKLPFANMQFLYLLKSNLILMVIACVLSHPKPYKMYTLLSKSSTAFSIASLLIIFMVSVSYLIFSTYNPFLYFRF, encoded by the coding sequence ATGCTGTTCAGTAGCATCTTCTTTCTGTTCACATTCTTACCAGTTTTATTAATTCTATACTTCGCTGTGCCTTTTAAGTACAAGAACTACGTTCTACTTGCTGCCAGCTTGCTTTTTTATGCTTGGGGCGAGCCAATATACGTATTTTTGATGATATTCAGCATTGTCTTTAATTGGGCGATGGCGCTTGATATAGAGAAGGAACGAATAATTGGCAAAAAAGTAACTTTGATATTCACTGTTGTTGTAAATCTGTTAATCCTCTCCTTCTTCAAATACTATGGTTTTGCACTTGACAGCGTAAATGCTTTACTAGGCACAAACATCTCCTACACAGCATTGCCGCTTCCTATAGGTATATCATTTTATACCTTCCAGGCAATGTCGTACATAATAGATGTTTACAGAGGTGATACAGAACCTCAGAAAAGTCCGCTAAAGTTTGGGCTATATTTATCGCTCTTTCCTCAGCTTATCGCAGGTCCTATTGTAAAATATAAGGACATTGCGGCTGAACTAGATAACAGGGAGATTTCACCAGAGCTAATCGGTGAAGGAAGTGCAAGATTTATAATTGGACTTGGAAAAAAAGTAATAGTTGCAAACAATATGGGTGCTCTACATACTTTGATTTTGTCGGATGGATCAAATGCATCGGTTCTCACCTACTGGCTAGGAGCTATTGCTTATACTTTACAGATCTACTTTGATTTCAGTGGATATTCGGATATGGCAATAGGCCTCGGCAAGGTCTTCGGCTTCAATTTTATGGAGAACTTCAACTACCCATACATATCTAAATCTGTTACTGAGTTTTGGCGTAGATGGCATATATCACTCAGCACTTGGTTTAAGGAATACCTGTATATTCCACTAGGTGGTAACCGAGTAAATGCTAAAAGGCATATAATCAATCTTCTCGTAGTATGGACGCTTACTGGACTTTGGCACGGAGCAAGCTGGAACTTTGTCGTTTGGGGATTATACTATGGAGTTTTCCTGATAGCCGAGAAATACTTTTTTGCAGAGCGTATGGAGAAGCTACCCAGTGTCCTTCAGCATATAATTACTATGTTGATAGTTATAATAGCTTGGGTATTTTTCTTTAGTGATGACCTAGCAAGCGCTATGCACTATATCGGTAACATGTTCTTTATAGGCAAGCTACCATTTGCAAACATGCAGTTCCTATACCTACTAAAGTCAAATTTGATTTTGATGGTTATTGCCTGCGTACTATCTCATCCAAAACCTTACAAGATGTACACACTTCTCAGTAAGAGTAGCACAGCATTTTCGATTGCAAGTCTGCTGATTATATTTATGGTTTCGGTTTCATACCTGATATTCAGCACCTACAATCCTTTTTTATACTTTAGATTTTAG
- a CDS encoding valyl-tRNA synthetase — MEHNLSKTYDPKSFEKRIYDMWENSGAFKPSEDKSKESFTIVMPPPNITGQLHMGHALDHTLQDVLIRYKRMQGFNTLWLPGSDHASIATEVKVVNKIREEEHKEKEELGREEFLKRAWAWKEEYGGRITQQCRRLGDSCDWSRERFTMDDGCNKAVKHFFVELYNKGMIYRGHRLINWCPQCGTSLSDAEVEHVDRDGKYWYFRYPAANEGGMDITVATSRPETMFGDVAIAVNPEDERYKDVIGQKVLLPLVNREIPIIADPYPDPEKGTGAVKITPAHDPNDFEVGERANLEIIECMDSKACMTETAGKYAGMDRYECRKQWVKDLDEAGFLVKTEDIKIPVGECYRCHTPIEPMLSDQWFVKMDELAKPAIDILKSGELNLVPDRFDKIYMHWLEGIRDWCISRQLWWGHRIPAWYCQECGEIVVSEDDVCSCPKCGSNNLVQDEDVLDTWFSSALWPFSTLGWPDETEDIKTFYPTSVLVTGYDIIFFWVIRMVFSACEAMGNSPFKYVYIHGLVRDAEGRKMSKSLGNGIDPLEKIDEYGADALRFMLSTGITPGNDMRFKDDKIEAARNFANKLWNASRFVIMNIKDDEGNFLPMADLEKVELKDEDKWILDKLVEATAYVNNAFDRFDLALAGQRVYDLIWSEYCDWYIELVKRRLWADDEADKMLVRAVLVKAMKDMLKLLHPFMPFITEEIWGYLPHTDGECDSEGKSMLISAPWPSEDEPKYEEATTRVELAMEAIKAIRNVRAEVEAAPSRKLTAVMVAEGEALENIKSCERYIKELANITEIAFVSNKAEAPSDAMSAIITGVEILIPMADLIDYNVEAERLKKEVKRLEGEVKRASSKLSNEGFVAKAPAALIDAEKAKLADYEQQLAKVKSNLEIVMSKLK, encoded by the coding sequence ATGGAACATAATTTATCGAAAACTTACGACCCAAAATCGTTTGAAAAGCGCATCTACGATATGTGGGAAAATAGTGGTGCATTTAAACCAAGTGAGGACAAGAGCAAGGAGTCGTTCACTATAGTTATGCCACCACCAAATATTACTGGACAGCTACATATGGGGCATGCACTTGATCATACGCTTCAGGATGTTTTGATTAGATATAAGCGAATGCAGGGGTTTAATACTCTTTGGCTTCCTGGTTCTGACCACGCTAGCATTGCTACTGAGGTTAAAGTTGTGAACAAGATTCGCGAGGAAGAACACAAGGAGAAGGAAGAACTAGGCAGAGAAGAGTTCCTAAAGCGCGCATGGGCATGGAAGGAAGAGTACGGTGGACGCATTACTCAGCAATGTCGTAGGCTAGGTGATTCATGTGACTGGTCAAGAGAACGCTTTACAATGGATGATGGATGTAATAAGGCTGTTAAACACTTCTTCGTTGAGCTATATAACAAAGGGATGATCTATCGTGGACATAGACTCATCAACTGGTGTCCTCAGTGCGGAACATCGCTTTCCGACGCAGAAGTTGAGCATGTTGATAGAGACGGCAAGTATTGGTATTTCCGTTACCCTGCAGCAAATGAGGGCGGAATGGATATTACAGTAGCTACATCAAGACCAGAGACAATGTTTGGCGATGTTGCAATTGCAGTAAACCCAGAAGACGAAAGATACAAGGATGTTATAGGACAGAAGGTTCTATTACCGCTTGTAAACAGAGAAATTCCTATCATCGCAGATCCATATCCAGATCCAGAAAAAGGAACTGGTGCAGTTAAGATTACACCAGCTCATGACCCTAATGACTTTGAGGTTGGAGAGCGTGCTAATCTAGAAATCATTGAATGTATGGACAGTAAGGCTTGCATGACTGAGACTGCAGGCAAGTATGCTGGCATGGATAGATATGAGTGCAGAAAGCAGTGGGTTAAGGATCTAGATGAGGCAGGCTTCCTTGTTAAGACTGAAGATATAAAGATTCCGGTAGGAGAATGCTACAGATGTCATACGCCTATAGAGCCTATGCTATCAGATCAGTGGTTCGTCAAGATGGATGAACTAGCAAAACCAGCCATCGATATTCTAAAGAGCGGTGAGCTAAACCTAGTACCAGATAGATTCGATAAGATTTATATGCACTGGCTAGAGGGAATCAGAGACTGGTGTATATCAAGACAGCTATGGTGGGGTCATAGAATACCTGCATGGTACTGTCAGGAATGCGGAGAAATTGTAGTTAGCGAAGATGATGTTTGCAGCTGCCCTAAGTGCGGAAGCAATAATCTAGTACAGGATGAGGATGTACTTGATACATGGTTCTCATCTGCGCTTTGGCCTTTCTCAACACTTGGATGGCCTGATGAAACAGAGGATATAAAGACCTTCTATCCAACAAGCGTTCTTGTAACGGGATACGACATAATATTCTTCTGGGTTATCAGAATGGTGTTCTCAGCATGCGAAGCTATGGGAAATAGTCCATTCAAGTATGTTTACATCCATGGACTTGTTAGAGATGCTGAAGGCCGCAAGATGAGTAAGTCACTAGGTAACGGAATCGATCCGCTAGAGAAGATTGATGAGTATGGTGCAGATGCCCTAAGATTCATGCTTTCAACCGGTATAACACCAGGTAATGATATGAGATTTAAGGACGACAAGATCGAGGCAGCAAGAAACTTTGCTAATAAGCTTTGGAACGCATCTCGCTTTGTTATCATGAATATTAAAGATGATGAAGGTAATTTCCTGCCTATGGCTGATCTAGAAAAAGTTGAGCTAAAGGATGAAGACAAGTGGATACTAGATAAGCTCGTAGAAGCTACTGCTTATGTGAACAATGCTTTTGATAGATTTGATCTTGCGCTAGCTGGCCAGAGAGTATATGACCTAATTTGGAGTGAATACTGTGACTGGTATATAGAGCTTGTTAAGAGAAGGCTATGGGCTGATGACGAAGCTGACAAGATGCTTGTAAGAGCAGTACTGGTTAAGGCAATGAAGGACATGCTCAAGCTTCTTCATCCATTTATGCCATTTATTACAGAGGAAATTTGGGGATATTTGCCACATACAGATGGAGAATGTGACTCTGAAGGAAAATCAATGCTAATTAGTGCCCCTTGGCCTAGTGAAGATGAGCCTAAGTACGAAGAAGCAACTACAAGAGTAGAGCTTGCAATGGAAGCTATTAAGGCAATCAGAAATGTAAGAGCCGAGGTAGAGGCAGCCCCTAGTCGTAAGCTTACAGCTGTTATGGTTGCTGAAGGTGAAGCACTTGAGAACATAAAGTCTTGCGAAAGATACATCAAAGAGCTTGCCAACATAACTGAGATTGCATTTGTTTCAAACAAGGCTGAAGCACCAAGTGATGCAATGAGTGCAATTATTACAGGTGTAGAGATTCTGATACCTATGGCTGACTTGATTGACTATAACGTTGAGGCTGAGAGACTTAAGAAAGAAGTAAAGAGGCTAGAGGGCGAGGTTAAGAGAGCTTCATCAAAGCTATCAAACGAAGGCTTTGTGGCTAAGGCGCCAGCAGCACTAATAGATGCTGAGAAGGCAAAGCTAGCTGATTATGAGCAGCAGCTTGCAAAGGTTAAGTCAAATCTAGAGATAGTTATGAGCAAATTAAAGTAA